DNA from Fusarium falciforme chromosome 7, complete sequence:
GAGCTGTCCTTTCTCGACCACGTCATCACTCCTATCTACCGCTTCCTTCGAGATCAAGGTTATGAGATCCGCGATGGAGTCTACGTCCGCCGCGAGCGAGATCATGACAAGGTCGTGGGCTATGATGATTGCAACCAGCTATTTTGGTATCCTGATGGAATGCGTCGTATTGTTCTCAACGACAAGACTAAACTCATGGATATTCCTGCCTCGCAACGCCTGGTTCGATTCAAGGATATCAACTGGGGCAAGTCATTCTTCAAAACATACAAAGAATCCCGGTCACTGCTACACCTTCTTGTCAATTTCAACCGCATCTGGATCATCCATTTGACAATCTTTTGGTTTTACACTGCGTTCAACGTCCCGACCCTAATCGTTGGCCCAAGCTACGAGCAGCAGGTGAATCAATCACCCACCAATGCCAAAAAGCTCTCTGCTGTCGGGTTTGGTGGTGCCATCGCGCCTTTTCTGCAACTTGTTGCCACAATCGCTGAGTGGATGTATGTCCCACGGCGATGGCCTGGAGCAGAACCCATTGGCGTAAAGATGGTCTTACTGCTAGTTGCCCTTGTCCTCAATGTGGCACCTGGTGTCAagatctttttctttcctgGCCCGAAGAAGCTTGATGATTATCTTGCCATGGGCCATGTTGCTCTCGCCACCCAGCTCTTTGCCTTTCTCGCAATCATGCCCTCTGGAAACCTGCTTGGcaacttcttcaagaagaagtcCCCTCGTGCCACAGCAAGTGAAGCATTCACGGCGAAATACCCACCACTTCACTGGAACAACAGAGTGTTTTCATACCTGTTTTGGACAATTGTTTTTGGTGCCAAGTTTGGCGAGTCCTATGTCTTTCTCGCACTCTCTTTCCGAGATCCAGTACGCTATCTGTCCATCATGAACGTGGACAGCTGCCAGGGAGACAAGCTTTTCGGAGCAATTCTATGCAGGCAGCAGCCGACAATACTCCTCGTTctcatgatgatgacggacctgattttcttcttcctcgacacATACCTCTGGTACGTTCTGGTTAACACCGTATGTTCGATACTGAGGTCATTCTACATTGGCTCCTCGATCTGGACCCCCTGGCGGAATATTTTTCATCGGCTACCCAAGCGAGTCTATTCCAAGGTTCTTGCCGCAGGAGAGATGGAGATCAAGTACAAGCCAAAGGTGCTTGTGTCCCAGGTGTGGAATGCCATCATTATCTCAATGTATCGCGAGCATCTATTATCGATCGAGCATGTCCAAAAGCTCTTGTATCACCAAGTGCCATCAGACGAAATCGGCAAGAGAACGTTGCGAGCTCCCACGTTTTTCGTTGCCCAAGGTGACCATTGGTTTGACAGCCAATACTTTCCTAAGAACGGTGAAGCTGGACGTCGGATTTCGTTCTTTGCCCAATCTCTTTCTACGCCTATCCCTGAGCCTATGGCCGTCGATAGTATGCCCACCTTTACGGTCATGATCCCGCACTATTCTGAGAAGATCTTGTTTTCACTGCGAGAAATCATTCGTGAAGAGGATCAATATTCACGCTTGACAATGCTTGAATATTTGAAACAGCTACATCCGCACGAATGGTCATGTTTCGTCAGAGACACAAAGGCTCTTGCTGGCGAAGATGAGCCACCTCATGACTCTGATTCGGAAGCGACTGGTCAGAGCCAAATGGAAATGGACCGCAAAGTTCAAGATCTCCCTTTCTACTTCATTGGGTTCAAATCCTCGGCTCCAGAATACGCCCTGAGAACCCGTATCTGGGCCTCACTTCGGTCTCAAACTCTCTACCGAACGGTATCAGGCTTCATGAACTACGCTAGAGCCCTCAAGTTGCTGTATCGGGTCGAAAACCCGGATGTGGTGCAGCTCTTCAGACAGCATCCCGAGAAACTTGAACTGGAGCTTGAACGGATGGCCAGGCGTGAGTTTCGCATGGTGGTAGCGATGCAACGGTATGCCAAATTCaagcaagaagagcaagaaaatGTCGAATTCTTGTTGCGAGCCTATCCAGATCTCCAGATTGCGTATCTTGATGAAGAGGCCCCTGATGAGGGTGGTGAGCCTCGTGTCTATTCATCCCTCATCGACGGACACTCCGAGGTGTTGGAAAATGGCTTGAGGCGCCCGAAGTTCAGAATCCAACTATCAGGCAATCCCATCTTGGGCGATGGAAAATCTGATAATCAGAACCATGCACTCATTTTCTATCGCGGCGAGTATATTCAGCTCATTGATGCGAATCAAGACAACTACTTGGAGGAATGCCTAAAGATAAGGGGTGTCCTTGCAGAATTCGACGAAATGAATATAGTCTCTGGCTATGGCGATGATCCCAAAGACAACTCCACCGAACCAATTGCCATCCTGGGTACGCGAGAGTACATCTTTTCTGAGAACGTTGGAATCCTAGGCGATATCGCCGCCGGCAAGGAGCAAACCTTTGGCACTCTTTTTGCTCGTACATTGGCCCAACTGGGAGGCAAGCTTCACTATGGCCACCCAGACTTCCTTAACGGAATCTTCATGACAACTCGCGGCGGCGTCTCCAAGGCTCAGAAAGGCCTTCATCTGAACGAAGATATCTATGCCGGGATGAACGCCATCATGCGAGGCGGCCGTATCAAGCATTGTGAATTTTATCAATGCGGAAAAGGCAGGGATCTCGGGTTTGGCTCCATTCTCAACTTCGTCACCAAGATCGGAACGGGCATGGGCGAGCAAATGCTCTCGCGGGAATATTTCTACCTTGGAACAAAGCTTCCGCTTGACAGATTCTTATCCTTCTATTACGCTCATCCCGGATttcacatcaacaacatgtTTATCATGGCTTCAGTCTACATGttcctcatcagcctcctGAACCTCGGCTCACTTCGACACGAAACTATCAGTTGCGACTACAACCGGGATGTTCCAATCACAGACCCGTTGTTTCCAACAGGTTGTGTCAATACTGACGCTCTGATGGATTGGGTCTATCGCTCCATCCTTTCTATATTCTTTGTGTTCCTCATGTCATTCATCCCTTTGACAGTGCAGGGACTGATGGAGTCTGATCCTTGGAGAGCAGCTTTGCGATTCATCAAACACGTCGCCTCGTTGTCCCCATTTTTCGAGGTATTCGTGTGTCAGGTCTACGCCAACTCTGTCCAACAGAATCTCTCATTCGGAGGGGCCAGGTACATCGGAACAGGTCGAGGGTTTGCTACTGCGCGTATCCCATTCAGTGTCCTCTACGCACGATTTGCTGGTCCATCCCTCTATTTCGGTGGCCGGTTGCTTCTCC
Protein-coding regions in this window:
- a CDS encoding 1,3-beta-glucan synthase; the protein is MSGPSHAYDNPYEENYNDHYDRRDGADRFDQDTSYVQEGYYPYDSTSSHDFHDGFETLGNRAYRESSARYGDYDSGSYFWQDGQTHYHAGDEDDGWNDDYGSRDDTGQYSATPSEVFSGADDSAAYNREDINHPHVVHPSPDPYPAWASDARRPLTTEEIEDIFLQLTDEFGFQRESMRNMFDHLMILLDSRASRMPAEKALVSLHADYIGGHNANYRIWYFAAYFDMEAEGGTSSPGNTTGADGQTDSAGLADSEEAQGGDEFQLAEERWQRRMRNMPPPERVRQVALYLLCWGEANQVRFMPECLCFIFKCAEDFLAAQSSNDTHGEELSFLDHVITPIYRFLRDQGYEIRDGVYVRRERDHDKVVGYDDCNQLFWYPDGMRRIVLNDKTKLMDIPASQRLVRFKDINWGKSFFKTYKESRSLLHLLVNFNRIWIIHLTIFWFYTAFNVPTLIVGPSYEQQVNQSPTNAKKLSAVGFGGAIAPFLQLVATIAEWMYVPRRWPGAEPIGVKMVLLLVALVLNVAPGVKIFFFPGPKKLDDYLAMGHVALATQLFAFLAIMPSGNLLGNFFKKKSPRATASEAFTAKYPPLHWNNRVFSYLFWTIVFGAKFGESYVFLALSFRDPVRYLSIMNVDSCQGDKLFGAILCRQQPTILLVLMMMTDLIFFFLDTYLWYVLVNTVCSILRSFYIGSSIWTPWRNIFHRLPKRVYSKVLAAGEMEIKYKPKVLVSQVWNAIIISMYREHLLSIEHVQKLLYHQVPSDEIGKRTLRAPTFFVAQGDHWFDSQYFPKNGEAGRRISFFAQSLSTPIPEPMAVDSMPTFTVMIPHYSEKILFSLREIIREEDQYSRLTMLEYLKQLHPHEWSCFVRDTKALAGEDEPPHDSDSEATGQSQMEMDRKVQDLPFYFIGFKSSAPEYALRTRIWASLRSQTLYRTVSGFMNYARALKLLYRVENPDVVQLFRQHPEKLELELERMARREFRMVVAMQRYAKFKQEEQENVEFLLRAYPDLQIAYLDEEAPDEGGEPRVYSSLIDGHSEVLENGLRRPKFRIQLSGNPILGDGKSDNQNHALIFYRGEYIQLIDANQDNYLEECLKIRGVLAEFDEMNIVSGYGDDPKDNSTEPIAILGTREYIFSENVGILGDIAAGKEQTFGTLFARTLAQLGGKLHYGHPDFLNGIFMTTRGGVSKAQKGLHLNEDIYAGMNAIMRGGRIKHCEFYQCGKGRDLGFGSILNFVTKIGTGMGEQMLSREYFYLGTKLPLDRFLSFYYAHPGFHINNMFIMASVYMFLISLLNLGSLRHETISCDYNRDVPITDPLFPTGCVNTDALMDWVYRSILSIFFVFLMSFIPLTVQGLMESDPWRAALRFIKHVASLSPFFEVFVCQVYANSVQQNLSFGGARYIGTGRGFATARIPFSVLYARFAGPSLYFGGRLLLLLLFATLTVWQAGLIWFWVTTFGLIFSPFLYNPHQFAWDDFFIDYREFLRWLFRGHARFHGSSWITYCRLARTRITGFKKKNLGDPSSQLSGDASRASLGSVLFGEIFLPLLSVIMTTLPYLYINAQTGVLPKNNRGQKVEPTDSLIRLFIIAFAPMAINSATLAVMLSLSCLTGPLLSLCCKQFGKVLASITYGISVIALIISFEAMLFLEGFNFTRALAGMIAVVSLQILLCKIIISTALTREFKTASSSTAFWTGHWYSLGRHSITAPFREIVCKITELILLIPKIDKVHTTMLFWLLPSQQIREPIYSMKQSKLRRRRVVRFAVVYFTMLLVAVGLILAPLLAGKYIPSSVSDIFADLTGFHLLQPSGQDRDNTNGTQQTGTGMPGYTGAGLESSTSRTGGIAATTQ